The DNA window CGGGAGCCTCTAGTAAGCGGATGGGTGGAGCAATTGCTGCCAGTTCCTGTTGCCACTGCTCGGGGGCGATCGCGGTTTCCGTACGCCATGTCTGCCAGGTGCGCCCATCAGACGATCGTCGATAAATTGCAGCAAAGACCTGCTGACGGCGGGCGGGAAGCTGGATGGCAACGAGTTCGTTGGGGGCGGCGTCGGCAACCGTCATTTGCAGAAATGCTGCTAGTGCGGAAAGCGAAAACAACGGGATGTCGAGCTGCTGAGCCAGCACGCGCGCGGCCGTAACGCCAATCCGCGTGCCGGTGAAGCTACCCGGTCCGTTTGCCACCGCCAAGAATGCCAAATCTTGCCACGTTTGCGGTGGCAGAAACTCGGCTAGCAACCGATGCATGTGCACCGACAGCTCGCGACCGAGGTCCCAGACGCGCGATCGAGGCGTTCCGACACCGTCACTTAACGCCAGTCCGAATTGAGGACTTGTGGTATGCAGTGCCAATCCGTATCTAGTTGCTTCAGGCTCGGCCATCATCCGTCGCTCGGCAGCTCCAGTGCTAGATCGATTTGAGCGAGGAGTTCTACCATCGATTGTGAATGGCCGGGCAGTATGTGCGTCGCCACTTGCTGCAACAACTCGATTTGGTCGGGCGCGATCGCTGCCGCATCGGCTTGACTGGCAAGCGCTACCACCGGCAAATTGCCATACTGCTGGAGTAGCTCTTTCAGGGCGGCGATCGCGGTGGCATCCCACGGCGGCATGCCGCAATCGAGCAGTAGCAAGTCAATGCTGTGGTGATGGATCTGGCGGTAAGTTTCCGTCCAGGTCCGGGCCAAGGAACTGCGATAACCAGCCGTTTCGAGGTACTGTGTCAGTGCCTGCAACCACTCACTGCTGCGTTCGGCGTGCGTTTCGCGCGCGTCCGCGACCAGGATATGAGGGGCGTCCTCCTCTCGTGCGGAATTGGCACCAGCATTGGCAGCGACGCGGACGGCCGAGCGCAGGGCGGTAACTTGCGATGCATTTGGAGCCGCAAGACATGGAAACACCGACAGCGTTCCCAGATGGTGCGCGCGTTGCGCCGTCGCCGCATCCAAAATCACTAAAGGTAGGGCTGCCAGCTGCCGGAAACCGGTCAGGCGTTTCAGGTCTGCCAGCGGGATGTCGGTATCGACCAGCACGATCGCGTCCGGCCGCCAGATGCGTGCTAGCAAGTCTGCTTGATCGAGGTCGTCGGCTTCCAGAACTCGATATCCGAGCTGCCCGAGCTGTGCGACGAGTTCGCGCTCGGTGTTGTGAAGGTCGGCAACACCCTTGTACGTACCCACGGTCAGCTGCAGCACTGTAAGGTCGTTTAGCGCGTTCGCCGGCGTCGCCACGATCTCTTGCTCGTCGTCCAAGTAGCGCCGCAGCGAGTCACCATCCACCGGCAAGTTCAGGAATCCGTTAGCACCGCAAGCAATGGCTCGGTCTTTCTCGGCGCTGGTAGAAGTAACCAATACGGGAATTTCTCGGGTACGCGCATCTGCTTTAAGCAACGTCAGGACATCCCATCCCGATAGCTGTGGCAGTAGCGGATTGAGGAGAATCGCCCGCGGTTGGAAGGTACGGGCTTTTTCTAATGCTTCGGTGCCAGAGCGCGCGATCGCCACGCGGTACCCGAGCTGCCGCAGTTGCCCGTTGAGATTATCGATGTACTGGGGAACGGCTTCGATCGCGAGCACGAGCTTGCTGCGCCCGACGGTGCTGCCGCCGCGAGCGGGATAGCGGTTATCCGGTGGCGGACAGGGCGGCATTAACAGCGTGAACTCACTGCCCTTGCCGACCTCAGAGATAAAGGTGATATCGCCGCCATGGGCGCGCGCCAACCGCTGGGCCAGCACCAATCCCAGTCCCGAGCCTTCAAACTGCCGCGTCAGCGGGTTTTCGAGTTGCTGGAACTTTTGAAAAATCATGTGCTGAGAGCCTGCTGGAATGCCGATCCCCGTATCCCATACGGCAAAGGCTACCCAGCCTTCCCAGTGGTTGACGCGTAAACCTACTTTACCCCCTGCTTTTGTGAACTTGAGTGCGTTCGAGAGCAAATGCACTAGCAATTGCCGTAAGCGCAAGTCATCGGCAACGATGCGCTCTAAGCCGGGCTCGACCTCCAGGGAAAATCCCACGTGCAGATCGGACTGACCGCGTTCGATCAAGGCAGCGGCGGCATCGCGATAGGCGCGATCGCAGACATCCGCGAGCGACACCGACTGCGGATTGAGCTTGAGTTGACCGGATTCCAGCCGCGTTAGGTCGAGGATGTCGTTGACCAACGTCATCAATTGCCGACCGCTCTGGTAAATCAGTCCCGTGTAGCGCTCTTGGCGTTGGTTGAGTTTGCCTAGGGTTTGTTCTTTGAGCAGGCTCGACAGTCCGACAACCGCCGTTAGCGGGCTTTTGAGCTCGTGGCTGATGCAGGCTAAGAACTCGTCCTTCAACCGATTGAGTTGCACCAGGTCGGCATTCTTCGCGGCAAGTTCGCGGCACAATTGCCGTTGTTCGCTGATGTCTGTTGCCAACACCAGCCATAAGGGTCCCGTTGCTACCGTTGGTAGCGGGGACTCCCAACCCAAAGCACTTGCTGTCGGGCCGGAGAGAGGCAGCTTCGCAAATTGCCACGCACCGCATGCCCGAGCGCGCTCCCCGTCCGCACAGAATGCACAACTATTGCTGCAGGCTGCCGGTGGGTCGTAAAATGCGGACGCTGAAACAAGTGCGGTTGATGCAATTGTCGCCGCTTTTGCTCCCAAGTCGCGCGGATCGCTCAAATTACACCACTGCTGCAGTGGTGCGTCAGCTGTTGGCGGTACGCCGGCCGATGCGAGCGGGGCTTTCTGCTCGCCAATCAATGGGCAACCATCGCATCGAGGGCAAATTTCCTCGCGCCAGCGATCGTTCTGGGCGATCGCGCGGCCGCTAGCATCTTGCATCATGAGTGGTAGAGGCAGATGCTCCAACAACTGCAGCAGCGGCGCGAGTACTAGGGTCCTGGATGGCATCAGCTCCAGGCTAGACGCTTGCGCGGGGGACAAAGCTGCTGCGAGCGGCGGCGGCATGCCAATCGGCGGCGACGCTGGGTGGGGGGGTGCCAGTAGGGTTGCCAATACCTGACGGCTGTCGAGCAGTCCGAGCAACCGACCGTCCGCTGCGACCACGGCACATGCGGCAGCTGTAGAGTTCACGTAAGCGCCGACTTCAATCGGGGCAATATCGACCGGCACCACGGCAATCGGGTCGAGTAGTGTTGCCAAGTCTGGCAGCGGCGATCGCCCCACATACTTTAGCAACCGTGCCGGGCGCAGGAGCCCGAGGGGCGCTCCCCGATCGTTCACGACGGCGATCGATTCATCAGGATCGGTTTGCAACTGCGCCAGAACCGTGGCGAGGTTGGCTGCGATCGCGCATGTTGCCACCGGGCGAACGAAGGGGCAGAGCGATTGGACGGGGGAAGACATAACGAGCCTGGATGAACCGGCCTTAAGGCCGGGTGCACCGGTCGAGCGGACGGAGCGAATCGGAAAGCGGCAAGACGATCGACTCACTCGATCCGGTCCCGCGAACTGGGTTTTAAAATCCACGTTCGGCCGGACGTTAGCGGTCGCGCGATCGGTTTGCAGGCGAAAACAACAAAGCGCCCTCAAAACAGAGAGCGTCGTTGTCGTGTTAGAGCGAGCAGTACTTTCAATCTTGCGGCGTGTTTTCTCTAAAGCAGCAGATTGCTTACAATAAATTACATTTTTGTCGGCGCTTGCGCCCCGCACGGTCTTGCCCTAGTTCGGTAAGGTGTTGTTTGTTCCCGACAGCCGCGCCCGATGTATCTGGAGACGCTCCACCTGCGCTCATTTCGCAATTACACCGACCAGCGCGTTACGTTCTCCGCACAAAAAACGATTCTGGTTGGCAACAACGCCCAGGGCAAATCAAACGCGCTCGAAGCCGTTGAGTTGCTCGCCACGCTGAAGAGCCACCGTACTTCGCGCGATCGCGATTTAGTCCGCAGAGATGCCGAGAGCGGGCAAATTCGCGCAACAGTTGCTCGTTCCAACGGCAGTTTGGAGCTGGCCATGACGCTGCGCGGGAAGGGCCGCCGTACTCTTGCCATCGAGGGCGAAGTGCTGCGCCGCCACCTCGATTTTTTGGGCGCGCTCAATGCTGTTGAGTTCTCTAGCTTGGACTTGGATTTGGTGCGCGGCGCACCTGAATATCGCCGCCATTGGCTTGACGCCCTATTGGTTCAAATCGAGCCGATTTACGCCTACATCTTGCAAGAATACGTTCGCGTTGTTCGCCAGCGCAATGCATTGCTGAAATCGATTCGCAAGTCTCTCGGCGACGGCGGTGATGCGACTACTGTGCCGCGTTCGGACTGGGACCAACTGGCCTTGTGGGACGCGCAGTTGGCAGCAGGCGGCTCGCGGGTGATGCGCCGCCGCGATCGCGTCTTGCAGCGCCTGATTCCCCTTGCCCAGCGGTGGCACGATCGTATTGGCGGCGGTACCGAACATCTGAGCGTGATCTACGCACCCAATGTCGAGTGCGATCGCGACGACCCGGCAGGTGTTCGCGCTGCCATCCTGGAGAAAATCAAGGAGCGCCGCCTCGCCGAACAGCACCTCGGTACGTCGGTTGTCGGTCCCCACCGCGACGAGATCGACTTGCAGATCGACGACACGCCCGCGCGAGCTTACGGTTCTCAGGGACAGCAGCGCACGCTCGTACTGGCATTGAAGTTAGCCGAGCTGGAGTTGATCGAAGCCGTGATCGGCGAGCCGCCCCTGTTGTTGCTCGATGACGTCCTGGCTGAACTGGATCCGATGCGCCAGAATCAATTGCTGGATGCCATTCAAGATCGCTTTCAGACCTTGATTACCACTACCCACGTCGATACCTTCGACGCACAGTGGCTGTCAGCATCGCAAGTGCTAGTCGTTGAAGCCGGACGGATTTCCCCCTAACCGATCGTTCGCTTGCCCTCGAGCGCTTTCGATTTGTCTCGGTGCATCCCTAAGCCTCGATCGCAATAGGTCAACTCAAATCTCGAGTTCCGTCTCGGTCCCGCGAAAAACGCTTTCGTAGTGGCTCCCGAACGTTGCATGACGAACGAACCGCCGCAAGTCTCGAGCCAGTGCTGCGATCTTGAGATGAGTAGTTGCCGGAACTGGTCTTGGCTATACCGGCCCTCGAATCCAACAGGTTCTTAGGGCACTTCGAACGCATGGTTGCCCTTAGGATTTGACATGGGGTTGACGGCGGCGCGATCGCCACCACCACCCCCCTGCGATCGCCAGTGCTATCGCGGCGGCTCCACCAATCCACTGCAGCACCGTCACCAGAGGGGTGGCGCGATCGGCAAGGGCAAATTGCCCAGAGAAGATTGCTATGAAGTTGGCTTCGGAGCGTGCTTTCCAAAAGGCCCTCAATGCTCTGAGCTTGTCGAAAGCATCACCTTCGCGCAGCGATCGGCCGATATCGTAGTCGAGAATTTGCAATCCCGGTTCGCTACTCGCGTGACGCGCAGCGGCAATGGTACGACGGGCTTGTTGCTCTGCCAGGTCGAGCATGCTGGTCAGCCCTTGCGTGTTGTCAAACTCGGTTGGCACCCTCAGTCCGACTGTTTCGAGTTCGGGGTCGAACTTGGCCTTCAAAGAATAGTATTTGGCAATCAGCGAATTCGCGCTGAGGTAGGCGAGGAGCGAACCACCGAGCTGCAGATAGGGGAGGTTGGTGCGATCGTCGAGTTCCTCGGCCAGCTCGGTTGTAGCCGCGAGTGCTGCATGCGCTAAGTAATAAGTTGCGTCAATAGTATTAAACTCTTCGCGCACGACATCGATTGCAACCGCTGTTGACTTGGCATGAGGTTGGATTGTCAGGGCTTCGAAGGCTTTGAAACTAGCATTGGCGGCTTGGAACAGGGTATTGCTGAAGCGCAATACGCGATCGCGCTGCAAGACCGGTCCGGTGCCGTCGAACCCGAGCGCCAATGTATCCTCAACGATCTGCAGCCGTTCATCGGCTAGAGCAGGGGCAACAGCAGAATAAAACAGTGCCTGCTCGGTTTTTGTAGTGGAAGTATTGAAAGGCAATTTGCCAGACTCTAATTCCTGGAGTGACTGCTGGGCAAGTTTTTGGAATCCGTTCGCAGCAATCCAATCACCGTAGGCACGCATTAGGTTAACGGCGTCGGACGCCGATCGCGCCTCGGTTCCGGCCAAACGCGCGAACAGTTCCTCCGCCCGCGAGTCCACCTTCGACCAGTGTGCGGCAGCTTGGGCAATCAAGTCGCGCTGCTGGCGGTGCGACTTGGTCTGGGCACCTGCGTCTGTATTGGAGGCAATAACCGAAGTTTCCGTGCGATCGGCATCAATCGCTGCGTTTGAATCGACTGCTGGATTTGTATTGGGAGCGTCGACCCTTTCAGAGGACGACGTAACAGCGTCGACGGCCAAAAGATTCCGAACGGCTTTAGCGAGCCACAATGCACTGAGGGTTTGGTGATAGGCATCGGCTAGATCGCCGTCTTTAAGGGATTGCTTGGCCGCGCTGAAGTTCTCGGTGGCGCTGACGAAACCTCTCCGGGCAAACGCTACCGGACTCGTGCCATCTTCAATGTCCGCAGCATCTGAGACTTCATTCTCCAATCCCAGTTCGCTGCCCAGAAATTTCCGCGGTTCTATCTTGCGGTAACGTGCTTGTAGAGCTTCCACCTGTGCAGTTGTCGCTGCATAGAACTCCGGGGTTAACTGCGGGCGCTCGTCCTTTGCACCGATCGGCAGCGGTAGCGGCCGCCCGGTCAAGAACCGATAGGCGTCGAAGATATTAGCAGCTTCGAATACCTCCAACCCTGTCTCCTGACGGACGGCATCGACTTCCGCTGTTAGCTGCCCGGCCGGGATTGCAATTCGTCGCTTACCAGCCTCGCTCGCCCCTTGCAGCTTCAGAGGAATGCCGCCAACCGGTCCGATCGTGCCATCGGGGTTGATCGTACCGGTCATGGTGGTGTCGGCACGCACTTTATCGCCCAGCGCCAAAGCCAGGACGTGAACGGTAAATAGACCGCCCGCACTCGGTCCGTCTATCGAGCCGTTGTACTCGAAGGAAAACCGGCGGTGACCGAAGTCGCGGCCCAGCAAGAAGCTGGTGGTGGCGATCGCGGACCAAGCGGCCGATCGCCACTGGTCGCCAGCATTATCCAGACGCGATTCGAAGAACCCAACTTTTAATAACGGTGCGGGGTCGCGCTCGATACCGATCGTTGCCTGTCCCACACCGCCGGTCGGCGGCGTCGTCTGGCGAAAAACCATTACGTCCGCGTTGGATTCGCGGCGGCCGAACGCCAGGGGCATTAATGCCAACACGGAAGGCGATCGCGACATCACTAGTGACGAAGTCGCGGCGATCGCTGCCAAGAAAGCGCCATGAAAGGCAATTGCGACCGCCAAGCCGAGTGCCAGCAAGCTTGAGCCCGAGCGGAAAATACGTCGTCGAGATAAGCGTTGGAACATGGGAGCCGCCTTTCGTGCGTCGATACCGTTAAATTTCGCGCGCGCGGGGTCTGTATTGGCTGGAGCGGCAATTTCCTACTTGTGGCAATCGCGTTTCAATGAATCAATGTTATTGAAGCGGCAGCGGAAACCGTCCTCAAGCCAAGGCTAACGGCCAGCTAGCGGTTGCCATCGGGAGTGGGCGAACTCGCCGGCTCTGCTGATGCTGGTGGGCGTTCGCGTCCGAGCCAGGCGATCGCCCGCGGGTCGAAGGAGT is part of the Rubidibacter lacunae KORDI 51-2 genome and encodes:
- the recF gene encoding DNA replication/repair protein RecF (All proteins in this family for which functions are known are DNA-binding proteins that assist the filamentation of RecA onto DNA for the initiation of recombination or recombinational repair.), whose product is MYLETLHLRSFRNYTDQRVTFSAQKTILVGNNAQGKSNALEAVELLATLKSHRTSRDRDLVRRDAESGQIRATVARSNGSLELAMTLRGKGRRTLAIEGEVLRRHLDFLGALNAVEFSSLDLDLVRGAPEYRRHWLDALLVQIEPIYAYILQEYVRVVRQRNALLKSIRKSLGDGGDATTVPRSDWDQLALWDAQLAAGGSRVMRRRDRVLQRLIPLAQRWHDRIGGGTEHLSVIYAPNVECDRDDPAGVRAAILEKIKERRLAEQHLGTSVVGPHRDEIDLQIDDTPARAYGSQGQQRTLVLALKLAELELIEAVIGEPPLLLLDDVLAELDPMRQNQLLDAIQDRFQTLITTTHVDTFDAQWLSASQVLVVEAGRISP
- a CDS encoding S16 family serine protease yields the protein MFQRLSRRRIFRSGSSLLALGLAVAIAFHGAFLAAIAATSSLVMSRSPSVLALMPLAFGRRESNADVMVFRQTTPPTGGVGQATIGIERDPAPLLKVGFFESRLDNAGDQWRSAAWSAIATTSFLLGRDFGHRRFSFEYNGSIDGPSAGGLFTVHVLALALGDKVRADTTMTGTINPDGTIGPVGGIPLKLQGASEAGKRRIAIPAGQLTAEVDAVRQETGLEVFEAANIFDAYRFLTGRPLPLPIGAKDERPQLTPEFYAATTAQVEALQARYRKIEPRKFLGSELGLENEVSDAADIEDGTSPVAFARRGFVSATENFSAAKQSLKDGDLADAYHQTLSALWLAKAVRNLLAVDAVTSSSERVDAPNTNPAVDSNAAIDADRTETSVIASNTDAGAQTKSHRQQRDLIAQAAAHWSKVDSRAEELFARLAGTEARSASDAVNLMRAYGDWIAANGFQKLAQQSLQELESGKLPFNTSTTKTEQALFYSAVAPALADERLQIVEDTLALGFDGTGPVLQRDRVLRFSNTLFQAANASFKAFEALTIQPHAKSTAVAIDVVREEFNTIDATYYLAHAALAATTELAEELDDRTNLPYLQLGGSLLAYLSANSLIAKYYSLKAKFDPELETVGLRVPTEFDNTQGLTSMLDLAEQQARRTIAAARHASSEPGLQILDYDIGRSLREGDAFDKLRALRAFWKARSEANFIAIFSGQFALADRATPLVTVLQWIGGAAAIALAIAGGWWWRSRRRQPHVKS
- a CDS encoding ATP-binding response regulator, producing MSSPVQSLCPFVRPVATCAIAANLATVLAQLQTDPDESIAVVNDRGAPLGLLRPARLLKYVGRSPLPDLATLLDPIAVVPVDIAPIEVGAYVNSTAAACAVVAADGRLLGLLDSRQVLATLLAPPHPASPPIGMPPPLAAALSPAQASSLELMPSRTLVLAPLLQLLEHLPLPLMMQDASGRAIAQNDRWREEICPRCDGCPLIGEQKAPLASAGVPPTADAPLQQWCNLSDPRDLGAKAATIASTALVSASAFYDPPAACSNSCAFCADGERARACGAWQFAKLPLSGPTASALGWESPLPTVATGPLWLVLATDISEQRQLCRELAAKNADLVQLNRLKDEFLACISHELKSPLTAVVGLSSLLKEQTLGKLNQRQERYTGLIYQSGRQLMTLVNDILDLTRLESGQLKLNPQSVSLADVCDRAYRDAAAALIERGQSDLHVGFSLEVEPGLERIVADDLRLRQLLVHLLSNALKFTKAGGKVGLRVNHWEGWVAFAVWDTGIGIPAGSQHMIFQKFQQLENPLTRQFEGSGLGLVLAQRLARAHGGDITFISEVGKGSEFTLLMPPCPPPDNRYPARGGSTVGRSKLVLAIEAVPQYIDNLNGQLRQLGYRVAIARSGTEALEKARTFQPRAILLNPLLPQLSGWDVLTLLKADARTREIPVLVTSTSAEKDRAIACGANGFLNLPVDGDSLRRYLDDEQEIVATPANALNDLTVLQLTVGTYKGVADLHNTERELVAQLGQLGYRVLEADDLDQADLLARIWRPDAIVLVDTDIPLADLKRLTGFRQLAALPLVILDAATAQRAHHLGTLSVFPCLAAPNASQVTALRSAVRVAANAGANSAREEDAPHILVADARETHAERSSEWLQALTQYLETAGYRSSLARTWTETYRQIHHHSIDLLLLDCGMPPWDATAIAALKELLQQYGNLPVVALASQADAAAIAPDQIELLQQVATHILPGHSQSMVELLAQIDLALELPSDG
- the tsaB gene encoding tRNA (adenosine(37)-N6)-threonylcarbamoyltransferase complex dimerization subunit type 1 TsaB, with product MMAEPEATRYGLALHTTSPQFGLALSDGVGTPRSRVWDLGRELSVHMHRLLAEFLPPQTWQDLAFLAVANGPGSFTGTRIGVTAARVLAQQLDIPLFSLSALAAFLQMTVADAAPNELVAIQLPARRQQVFAAIYRRSSDGRTWQTWRTETAIAPEQWQQELAAIAPPIRLLEAPENLGDTVTGLLELARWEWAQGTRSHWSDAVPFYGQHPVET